In Mangifera indica cultivar Alphonso unplaced genomic scaffold, CATAS_Mindica_2.1 Un_0003, whole genome shotgun sequence, the genomic stretch ctaaattcaaattgaatatttattcgGGTTCCACTTAACTTGAATCTACCtttagggggtgtttggtttgtgtaatgttttattatcaaaatagaaaaattaccttgaagataaattacttaaaagattattaggtataaatgattactatgtttgataaaatttgataggtaaaaataattattatgtttggttaaagataataaaatattactagtaaattattttacttaaatgcccttaaatataattatttttaaatattgtttatattatttgtcatattaattaaaaataaatttatttttgtctcaaaaaattaataaataataatataattataataaaatcaagattaccttgataatatgtaaatatctaaggtgaatatgataatcagattactatctatattatatgtcatgtcagtattggtaatagaatattactgtaatattttattactgacgaactaaacaagagaataaaagataaattactaaggtaatcttaaaaaattggaACTAAACTGCCCCTTAGTTTCTTCCATAATTAGTCATTCTTTAAGCAATCACCAAACTGTGTTTGGTAAGGTAAACATATTTCCAAAGTGGTTATGAAACAATCTAACCGATGTTATTGAAAGATTTCAAAAGTCGTAATTTATAGCTTTAGATTTCAATATCACTTTTGGAATGGTCATTTACCAAAATGCCTTAATATTggtcattatttttaaattttcccgAAAACCAATCGGTGAACTCCACCAACAAATCATAATAATCATCGGCTTATTACGGCCAAACGACAGcctgatttcatttttttttttataaatttaaatttgtttttattttttataaaataaattaattttaatatttttaaacaaaaaaaatacttaaattatacctattttggtcattttgcaTTTCAAAGTATCCACCCCTAAAAacaaaagtaatattaaaatttaaatatatataaagttaaactgtaaataattgaataatactaTGCGTAtctactttgaatatataaataagtacatatttatatatgttataatgtgattaagtgttattttatcagtaatttaaaattattcaattaaataataatacacataaaatatatactcatttatatatttaaaatagatatacataattttattataaatgattattaatgtgaaatcattaaaataatttttttatatatttaaatgatttttactaacttttttatgaattatataacttgaagtcgaaaaatgatttttttttctcattctgTTTGTAcaattagtaaattttgttaattttttagaatactaaaaagacaaaataaccTACTTTAATCGTAATTAATGCAATTACAAGTTTGGGATTGATCAAAGTTAATGGtgcagttttaaattttttaatcaaatataagagtcaaagtgataatttttaaagttagtgaaacgaaataaattttgtttatattttttgaatataaataatattaatcctataatacttatatattttataaattgatgaaagaattttgacaattaaaattaatttgtgatttttttacaaaaggttaaaaaaattttactttaaaacaaggggtaaataataaaataacaagatGTAATGTAAAATACACTCTCAAAATTTCAGCTTACCACGTTTGGGGTAATCACAGTGAGATTACAGATTCTTAAGACTTAattctcttcatcatcttttcaaataaatgagatattattttattcattttaattttatattatgagtTTGTTGAATAATCGATTTTTCATATCTTATAAATGGTTAAAACATACATCCTAGAGCTTGAGAGCTAAGATATAATTAGTAACATTCttctgaaataataaaatttatattattataaattaataaatattataaaattattttaacatagtaactaaatttttacctgaatattttttgtttttgcatcctctttaattaataatattaaattttttaaaatgatataagaaatgaaatttgTCGTTTTAGCGTGGTAATACGATTGCGTGATAGTTTAACGGGGAAAAACGAAAAAGACAAAAGTGATTGTGGTTGAGCTTTGAGAGCCGATAATAAAACGACGTCACATAGCTCACGTCAAATCTCCAGCCcatatatgattattttgatCCGGCAGATGCCAGGCGCCCACGTTCTTGGTTTTACCCAACATAGAAAGAAATCAGACCCCTTATTTTCACCCTTCTTTGGATGCTTCCTTCCTTGAGCTGTCGGCAACCTCTCTACTTAGCTGTCACTACGATGTACTTGACAAAAGACACGTGTCAATGAATTATTGGTTAAAAGAATTTCCTGTCGTTTTTCAGGTCTTTTAAGCAAAACCTTCCATGACAAACCATATAAAACCCCCACACCCCATGTTACCTTCTCTTTGTGTCGGCAGCaaattaaaatacaacaaaCTATATGTCCATGGCCTGAGGTGAGTTTTCCCTCTCTTTCCCGAGAAAATATTTGAaccttgtttcttttttttgggggggaaaGTTTGaggatattttatataatgaacTTGATGAAGCGAAGGGCCAATGTGTATGGTAAAATGCATAAGAGTTCTACGACGACGGCGTCGTCTACAACAATAGAAAGAGAGATTGACTGTGAAGTGAGGCCAGGAGGTATGCTGGTCCAGAAGAGAAGCGAAAAACAGGATGTTGCGGCACCGAATTTTCGTCTTAGGATTGCTTTTGGTGCTGCCCGGTACGAGATCTCGGTGAATTCTCAGGCGACTTTTGGTAAGATGATTGGATCTGGTTAAGTTTCTGTTTGGTTGGTTAGAACTTAAAGGAATAATTATTTGGTGGTAGtgattaagtttatataatgttgaagaagaaaaataagtcGGTAAGGCTTTCTTTCATTGATACTTACTACGTTGCTTCTGCATGGTTTTTACTCCTGGCTTTTTCTTTTACCGTGAAACAAAACGACGACAAATGTAGGAGATGTGAAGAAGCTGTTAACGGCGGAGACAGGATTACAGCCGGGTGAACAGAAGGTGATTTTTCgagggaaagaaagagaaaatggagAGTACTTGGACACGTGCGGGGTCAAAGACCGATCAAAAGTCATACTGATGGAGGATCCATCAAGCATTGAGAGAAGATTCATTGAGATGCGTCGAAATGCAAAGATTCAAAACGCTCATCGTGCCATCTCAAATGTCTCCATAGAGGTTGATAAGCTGGCGGATCAGGTCAGCCTCCCTCAACGCTAACTTTAAATTTCGTGCAacttattttacaaattatcgctacaatttataatttagtttcatttttcgaaataattattaaactatatttttgtctttgatgAGGTTTTAATATTTGCAAATCAGATAAGCTTGTAACATATGTTAATGGTAAACcctatattaattatttaatgccAATAAAATTGGCTAAATCGTTACATGCCATATTCATATTTCTATAAATGATGAAATAGTAGGGATTAATGGCGGCCTTTAGAAAGGAATAATGAAGATGGAGTCGAAAGTGGGTGGATGATACAGCTGGAATTGATGTGAGCTGCTTTATTATATCACTATTGGGTGTAGAATCTTGACCGTTCAGTATTTAGACGTGGATTTGCTCCATGCAATGAACTTATGTTTGTTAGTGATTGAATAAAATGATAggtgcttttatttttatatataatttaaatatataaataatatattattatataattaaataattttaaattaaaaataaaataacatttaattatataataatatatcatatgtatatctaaaatacataatattatttttaataaataactaaatatatagttttttctGGTTTTTAAGTCTAAAAGATTATTGCCCGCCCAGGTTTGttagaaataacaaattcccatatgttattttgaatagttttttctattatatttttcttttgtaatataatgtatattatgaggtaaattataatttttaaaagggaaaaggactatgtcccatccaatttttagatcattctcaaacctacacccacgggagatgaaaaacccctaTTTTCACCCATAGACaaactttcattaattttttctattaaaggaaggggtaaaatagttattttactatttatattaaaagttataaagattattatttttcacccccctaaggttttagaaactaacatctcacctttatctaaagtttttaaactttgaaaagtaacatttttaccctcaaaccaaatgtttccatatttttcaaaatgcagctgccctccataactttcaaaaatagcagtttcacccttattcttcaactttatctttcGATGTCATTTATGGTGTCATCTCCGACCTcttccttctcctggtgcgacgacggtggtgcgatgaagagattttcatctcctcgtcacacggtgcgacaaagagacggagatctcttcgtcgcacgatgtgataaagagacagagatctcttcatcgtaCCATCGAGCGatgaagaggtctctcttcatcgctccacccagacgacgcttcgtcatccttcGTTGCTCGTCGCATCATCCAGACAAGACGACGAagtgtcgtccttcgtctgttcttctagaTTTGGACGATGCTTCATCGTCCAAATCTAGGcgacgaagggtcatcctttATAGTTGGAGATGAGAGATCAGTGAAATATGTCGACTGTCGGTGGTGGctagagaaggaagcaaaccctaagggtaaaatctaaacttttcaaactttgaggacgagttaaagtgttagtttttaaaacctggagtgggaaaatggtaaaattttaaagttttaaagtgtgtccctaattgaaaatttagatgGCAGTTTGGTCATAGATGAGAGTTTGGGTTTTTCGTCTTCCATGGGTGTAAGTTTGAAATTGggctaaaagttgggtgggaaatagtccttttcccttttaaaattttagggggtttTGGAGATTCAAAataagtttagggttttttttggTAGTattgaacaaaacaaaatattttaagattgattaaagttttgataatatttaaaagtttaaatgataaatttttaacttataaggatatatcaataatttgatatttatattaagtattaatggTAGTTTggtaattctaataaaaaagtaaaatagttaattaaaaaaataaataaaatttacaaatggAAATTGATAATGGGTGTGCCttcagttttttaaaacttaatgaaaTTTGTCTTTTAATCAGAGGTGGGAAATACATTTAGCTTTTCTTTTGTATAATTAGATTGGTGATTAAATTGTGTTTGCACGTAATAGGTTTCTGCCATTGAAAACTCAGTCTCAAATGGAATAAAGGTACCAGAAGTTCAAATCACAACATTGATTGAGATGCTGATGAGACAAGCTATCAAGCTGGACAACATTTCTGCAGACGGAGAGGCTTCTTCTCAGAAAATTTCGCAGGTTTA encodes the following:
- the LOC123205277 gene encoding BAG family molecular chaperone regulator 2-like, whose product is MNLMKRRANVYGKMHKSSTTTASSTTIEREIDCEVRPGGMLVQKRSEKQDVAAPNFRLRIAFGAARYEISVNSQATFGDVKKLLTAETGLQPGEQKVIFRGKERENGEYLDTCGVKDRSKVILMEDPSSIERRFIEMRRNAKIQNAHRAISNVSIEVDKLADQVSAIENSVSNGIKVPEVQITTLIEMLMRQAIKLDNISADGEASSQKISQGKRVQKCVESLDVVKISNEKVKPVIMTTKWETFDPPPTTPPWELFD